gaaaattagaaaattgaaatttattatattaaaattattgagCATTTCTATGAATGAATAGAGAGCTTGGATGGAAgtgattttgataatgaattaaaGAAGTAAACAAATAATTGAGCATGAACGAGTTACCTTCGGTGTTATGTTGTTTGGTACTCAATTTAGTTTCAAATAAGAAGTTTTGCTTAATAATGTGGGTTCCTCAAAAGAAGAAACAAAAAGCTTTCgtctctttaattttatttcgtccttcaaaacaattttttactttatttatgACTTTGTTACATTTCTAAATTCTAAACTCTAAATTGTTTGACAGCCGCTGATGTGACCGTAACAACAATAGTTTCAGAATTTTCCTTCAGTATTTCATCATATATGTGATATACAGTTAAACCCAAAATGTAATATTAATTGAATCACCATTGCAAATGTTTAACCTTGATGTTTGTTTATAGTCAATGGAAAACGGACTTTTATCGAGAACACAAATGACTTTTGTTTATAGTCATCGTCGCAAAACAGACTTTTATAGAAAATTTTGTAATTATTTAAGCAATTTTGGTTAGAGAATTTTCCTCCAATATTTTCAAATGTTTAACCAtgaattttgtttataattatgGCAAAATAAACTTTTATAGAGAACGTGAAAGGTCATTTTGTATCGGCTGGAGATATTTCATTCTTAGGGATGAAAACTCATTTACCAATACTACTGCTGTGATAATTTTCGCTTCAACCAATTTGAATCCCAATTTAGCGACGAACAATctaattcatatgtatattatttatatttataataacaATTCTACTTATAATTATAATCTTTAAGAAAAACCTTAAAAAGGTAAGAGGCTAACTTAGTACTTATCCATCTAAATATCTTGTTAGTGGGGTTGTAATGATAATTTTCTGGGGAAAATATTACACATTCTGGTAAAAATCGATAATTTAAATCTTTTATAGTTCTTCAAacatttttttccaaaacctcaaataatttaaaattttataattaaataatctcCACTTCTACATATTCATATTGGCCATTGACTTGACTAACTAATTTTGTTGACTCTGTAAGTCAATAATCTTAAAAGAtgaatgaaaaaataaataaatagtggAGCATTAACTTTAGTAACTTTTTCGTAAGCTTATCAACAAGTCTTGGTCATATTATTTTATGAGTTAAGACTTTAGCTCGTTTTAACGAGCTGATACGTTATTTagatttcaatttctaaatatgACAGAAAAAAAAATAACGAATTTCGAAATAATAGATCTTCATATATCATAAAAAGAATAAAAACCACACTTAACAATAATTACAAAATGTTAAAGTTGTGATGATTGATTTAAATTGATTAACCCAGAAAGTAGGAActgtaaaaaaaattagaataatcaTAGTATGGGTACCCCTAAAAAAATTGGTGAACAGATCGGAGAGAGTTGAGAACCCCTTTATTTTAAAAGAGAAGGTGTCTTGATAACCAATCCATTTCAAGGTATACCATCGAGATGGAACAGGAAAGATTATACTGCAATGTCATGGTTTGCGTATCAATAACCATAAGTTTAAGTTCTTTCGTTTTCAGGGTATTTGTTGCTTAAGCGGTCTTTCTTACAATTTTAATAAGATTCTTAACTTCTATATACCGTTGAATGAAATAtgggtattatttattttaataattctatATCACATCAATAATTTTATCTTAAATTTTACGatgttaatttaaattttttttaagattAAAATACTGAAATTCATGATAATAATATTGATCtagcataaaaaataaaaaatattagaaGAATGGAGATTTTCAAAACAGATTTTCACTATCCTATTTTTCCatcataattttaattatattatatctttcttttaagaaattaaaattacttacttcaaaattattaatttataaatttaaaaaagaattCCATGAAAGCAATACAAGTATAAAACCCAAAAAAGTAGTCAGCTAAATCAGCTTCAACCCCACAAGCTAAGCTTACTTTAAACAGAAATTGGTTAGGCTTTTTGGTCAAATTTCTTTTTCTACTCCATGCTAGATTTGTCgtctatataataaaaaaataagtaaactatgttataaaataaaataataaaacgaaTATGGTACCAATAACATagaatctataaaaaaaaaaaaccattaatatatttaaatatcatGATAAAATGCATAAAATAATACAGATGCATAAAATTATGCTATTGTTTATTCCATTTTTGCAgagatttgtttttctttttggctTAGAGAAGACTTTGATTCTATTGGATGGAGCTGCCTTTTAAGTCTCTATAAAGCTCAAGCTTATTAGCACATTTAGAAGCACAGCAAAAATGATAAGAAAATTTCAGCCCAAACCAATGTTCTTCTTACTCGTTTTAGTTTCAGCACTGATTGAAACTTCCCATGCTGGTGGCATCGCCATTTATTGGGGCCAAAACGGCAACGAGGGCACCCTAACCGCAACCTGTGCCACGGGAAGATATGCTTACGTTAACATAGCTTTCCTTAACAAGTTCGGCAATGGTCGTACCCCTGAAATAAACTTGGCCGGTCACTGTAACCCAGCTTCCAACGGTTGCACTACCGTCAGCCGAGGCATAAGAAATTGTCAAAGACGAGGAATCAAGGTCATGCTCTCTATCGGAGGCGGCGTCGGAAGCTACTCTTTAGCTTCTAAAGCAGACGCTAAGAACGTAGCTGATTATCTATGGAACAATTTCTTGGGTGGCAATTCACGTTCCCGTCCTCTCGGCAACGCTGTGTTGGACGGTATTGATTTTGATATAGAGCTCGGGTCAACTCGATACTGGGATGACCTTGCTCGTTATCTATCAGCTTACAGTAATAATGGACGAAAGGTGTATTTAACAGCAGCTCCACAGTGTCCATTTCCCGATAGTTTCTTAGGGACTGCCCTTAATACAGGTCTCTTTGACTACGTTTGGGTTCAGTTCTATAACAATCCACCATGCCAATACACATCGGGGAACATAAACAACCTTGTCAACTCATGGAACCAGTGGACTTCATCTATAAAAGCAGGGAATATATTTTTAGGGTTACCGGCGGCACCAGCGGCGGCCGGTAGTGGGTATATTCCACCTAATGTGTTGACTTCTCAGATTCTTCCTGTTATCAAGAGGTCATCCAAGTATGGTGGGATTATGCTTTGGTCTAAGTTCTTTGATGATAAAAATGGTTATAGTAACTCCGTTGTAACTAGTGTGTGAGTGAAGTCCTTGTTGTACTCTCTTAAAAAGGCCTAGGCTTAACTTGGTCTTctataaaataataagataaaactaAGAGATAATAAGATTATTACATAAATAATTAAGGAATTTAGCATGAACCAGTTTCATTTGGTGTTAATGTTGTTTGTCATTCATTATTCTATTCAGGATTAGGCCTTAAACAAGAAGTAAAACAACCTTTTAAATTGGGCCTTAGGTTAGATGCCGTCCGGCCCATATTTAAATtagataatttataaaatattttgatttaaatttaattatattaatattaatataaaattatatattttgaatgatAATTAATTGGATAAATATCTTGTTTAGAAAATTTTTGAGTCACAAGCAcggtttaaaaataaaaagaaattataagACATGTGATAAAATCTTAATATCACTTGTGgagttaaaatttcttaatgttagttaatcaaataaatattatattttaaatattttcttattttccaaatgGTGAAATAGATTATTTGGGTCAGGTGAGTCAAACCTAAAAAATTTTCTTATGTCTAAATCTAGCCCAATCCATGAAAACTCGTACAATCAAGTCGAATTATTATGTAATAATAGTTCtttaaaaattagttataaaaaATACacgaatattttttaaaaattagttataaatccatagttttttttttaatgaatagCAATTTAGATTTACAGACCGGGCTTAACTTGGCCCAAAACTGAGTATGGGCTGGCAAAAAGTCTTGAATTGCGGTCTAATTCAACCGTGGAGAAGTCTATCCATAAAGACTCAGAAATCTTGGTGAGATGTATATATAAGGTTTTGGTAAAAAAACCCTTTATGTTCTCTTTCAATTTCAGTAAATTGATGTTTATTAAATATCATACTAATTTAATTCCTGTCAATTTTAAAAGtaggtaattaaaataattattcataaaattaatattttcatcaattgtacataattttaattagtataaatAAGTTTAGCCTCAATCTTCATATAATTTGTGTAAATATTGACAACATATGTCAATGTTAGGCTAAATTTATTAAGCTATAAccaaattaatatcaaaattgaaAGAAACCAAAATTTCTTTTTAACCTGAAGTTTTAAATAAAACTTTCTTCTTGaaacaaaatagtcatttttatttgagtatacaatttatttttaaagtgagaataagataaaagtaagtgattttgggtgaaatttataaattcaaaatatcaataaatttaacttttttttccaCGTAATATATACACTTTCTTGTAATAATTTGCATAACAGATATGCAAATTCAATTTTTCATCTATATATATGATCTGGTTTTTCTCAGAAATTATGTTGTCTGCAATGATTCAATCATCCAAACCCCAATGCGATGACGTATGTTTATTTGACAATTGCCAATAATATCTTTGGGAAAGTGTAAACTCGTAAAAATTCCATATCCCACATGACCCGCTTTGGTAGAAGCTAAGATTTCAACATGACTTTTACATATCTAATATCTCGAgcgtttaaaattaaaattaaacagtGAATACTAGGCTTTTGGTCTTGACGGGCACGGCCATAATGAATATATTCCGTTGAAGTTTCTACGTAGACTGAAGAAGACTTTGGTTCCAATGGTTCGAGCGGTGGCATTTTCAGTCACTATAAATACGAACCCCATTAGCACATTCAGAAACCACATTCAGTAAGCTCCTCTTTagcagaaaaaaaaaatggagagaaaaTCTCAAGCCAAACcaattctcttcttctttgttTTAGTTTCGGCACTAATCGAAACTTCCTATGCCGGTGACATCGCCATCTATTGGGGCCAAAATGGTAACGAGGGTACCCTGAGTGATACATGTGCCACCGGCAGATATAAATACGTTAACATAGGTTTCCTTAACACCTTTGGCAATGGTGCCACTCCTGGACTCAACTTGGCCGGTCACTGTGATCCAGCATCCAACGGTTGCACCTCTCTTAGCGGTGAAATAAAAAGTTGTCAAAACCAAGGAATCAAGGTCATGCTCTCCCTTGGAGGTGGCGCGGGAAGCTACTCACTCGCTTCTCAAGAAGACGCCAAAAGCGTAGCTGAATATCTATGGAACAACTTCTTGGGCGGTACCTCGTCTTCTCGTCCGTTGGGTGATGCTGTGTTGGACGGAATTGATTTTGATATTGAGGCTGGGTCAGGTCAATATTGGGATGACCTTGCTCGTTCTTTATCAGCTTATAGCAGCCAAGGAAGAAAGGTGTATTTAACAGCAGCTCCTCAATGTCCATTTCCTGATGCTCACTTGGGAACTGCCATTAATACAGGTCTCTTTGACTACGTATGGATTCAGTTTTATAACAACCCCCTGGCTCAATGCCAATACGCTTCGGGCAACACCAAAGACATTTTGAATTCGTGGAACCAATGGACTTCTATAAATGCAGGAAGTATATTTTTAGGGTTGCCGGCATCACCGGAGGCGGCTGGAAATGGTTATATTCCACCGGATGTATTAACTTCTCAAATTCTTCCGACGATCAAAAGTTCAGCCAAGTATGGTGGTGTTATGCTTTGGTCAAAGTTCTTTGACAATGGTTACAGTGCCGCTATTATAAATAGCGTGTGAGCAAAGTCTCGCTACTTCTCGGTCTCTCTTAAAGACACCGTATTAACGCGGTCTTTTTTAATAGGATAATAAATTTGAGAGAGAATTATATTTCAATATTTTCCCTTTATGTATTGATTATCCCTCACATATAGAATTTAAGAAATAAATAAggcaaattattaaaatattttttattt
This window of the Gossypium arboreum isolate Shixiya-1 chromosome 12, ASM2569848v2, whole genome shotgun sequence genome carries:
- the LOC108478305 gene encoding hevamine-A-like — protein: MIRKFQPKPMFFLLVLVSALIETSHAGGIAIYWGQNGNEGTLTATCATGRYAYVNIAFLNKFGNGRTPEINLAGHCNPASNGCTTVSRGIRNCQRRGIKVMLSIGGGVGSYSLASKADAKNVADYLWNNFLGGNSRSRPLGNAVLDGIDFDIELGSTRYWDDLARYLSAYSNNGRKVYLTAAPQCPFPDSFLGTALNTGLFDYVWVQFYNNPPCQYTSGNINNLVNSWNQWTSSIKAGNIFLGLPAAPAAAGSGYIPPNVLTSQILPVIKRSSKYGGIMLWSKFFDDKNGYSNSVVTSV
- the LOC108478626 gene encoding hevamine-A-like, translated to MERKSQAKPILFFFVLVSALIETSYAGDIAIYWGQNGNEGTLSDTCATGRYKYVNIGFLNTFGNGATPGLNLAGHCDPASNGCTSLSGEIKSCQNQGIKVMLSLGGGAGSYSLASQEDAKSVAEYLWNNFLGGTSSSRPLGDAVLDGIDFDIEAGSGQYWDDLARSLSAYSSQGRKVYLTAAPQCPFPDAHLGTAINTGLFDYVWIQFYNNPLAQCQYASGNTKDILNSWNQWTSINAGSIFLGLPASPEAAGNGYIPPDVLTSQILPTIKSSAKYGGVMLWSKFFDNGYSAAIINSV